From Ruminococcaceae bacterium KH2T8, one genomic window encodes:
- a CDS encoding ABC-2 type transport system ATP-binding protein, protein MSEILRVNGLVKRYKELIALDNVNLSVKEGEIFGLLGPNGSGKSTTINCILSLLEFDKGEITVFGKEMTPKSYDLKKDIGVVPQEVAVYETLNVYENIDFFCGLYIKDKAKRKQYVQDAIDFVALNDFTKFRPKKLSGGLKRRLNIACGIAHKPKLIFFDEPTVAVDPQSRNKILEGIEQLRKNGATIVYTSHYMEEVEQLCDRVSIIDKGHVIAEGTIDELKGMIKKSEIITIETAGLEDKIIDKIRELPHVYNAEYKDNVLKVEAGSGKHNVIDIVNILQDNGYSMKKIFSEQPTLNDVFLELTGKELRDE, encoded by the coding sequence GTGTCAGAGATATTAAGAGTAAACGGTCTTGTAAAGAGATATAAGGAGCTTATCGCACTCGATAACGTAAACCTCAGTGTAAAGGAAGGAGAGATCTTCGGACTCTTGGGACCTAACGGTTCCGGTAAGTCAACGACGATCAACTGTATTCTTTCGCTCCTGGAATTCGATAAGGGTGAGATCACGGTATTCGGTAAGGAGATGACACCTAAGTCATATGACCTCAAGAAGGATATCGGTGTGGTTCCCCAGGAAGTAGCGGTCTATGAGACGCTCAACGTATATGAGAATATCGATTTCTTCTGCGGACTCTATATCAAGGATAAGGCGAAGAGAAAGCAGTATGTTCAGGACGCTATCGATTTCGTAGCACTTAATGATTTTACTAAGTTCCGTCCCAAGAAGCTCTCAGGAGGTCTTAAGAGAAGACTCAATATCGCCTGCGGCATCGCTCATAAGCCCAAGCTCATCTTCTTCGACGAGCCGACGGTCGCAGTAGATCCGCAGAGCCGAAATAAGATACTCGAGGGTATCGAGCAGCTTCGAAAGAACGGCGCGACGATCGTCTATACATCACATTATATGGAGGAAGTCGAACAGCTCTGTGACAGAGTATCGATCATAGATAAGGGTCACGTTATCGCTGAAGGTACGATCGATGAGCTCAAGGGCATGATCAAGAAGAGTGAGATCATCACTATCGAGACGGCAGGACTTGAGGATAAGATCATCGATAAGATCAGAGAACTTCCTCACGTGTACAACGCCGAATATAAGGATAATGTCCTCAAGGTGGAAGCGGGATCAGGAAAGCACAATGTAATAGATATAGTGAATATCCTTCAGGATAACGGTTATTCCATGAAGAAGATATTCTCCGAGCAGCCTACGCTCAATGATGTATTCCTTGAGCTCACGGGCAAAGAACTTCGCGACGAGTAA
- a CDS encoding dolichol-phosphate mannosyltransferase, with protein sequence MNKLSVVIPTYNEKDNINTLVKRIDDALKDVDHEIFFVDDSTDETPSVLEAVSQEKPHVNYIHREGEKGLATAVLLGFKSAHGDYLACMDADLQHPPEILLPMYVTLENGADMCIPSRLIPGGSDGGLNWYRKLISGTARNIGKIMLPCLRKVSDPTSGLFMFRREIIENADMRPIGWKIMIEVLATARLSKITEIPYTFAERHSGESKIDSQVTFQYLKQCVDLRKRYVKDNKIEVTKWTSQETEDKVRIFLDSIGK encoded by the coding sequence ATGAACAAGCTCTCTGTGGTCATTCCCACATATAATGAAAAAGATAACATCAACACCCTTGTAAAGAGGATCGACGATGCTCTTAAGGATGTTGATCATGAAATATTTTTCGTAGATGACTCTACTGATGAAACACCTTCCGTTCTGGAAGCAGTGTCCCAAGAGAAACCGCATGTCAACTATATCCACCGTGAAGGTGAGAAGGGACTGGCTACTGCCGTGCTCCTGGGCTTTAAGTCGGCGCACGGTGATTATCTTGCCTGCATGGACGCTGACCTTCAGCACCCGCCGGAGATCCTTCTCCCGATGTATGTTACACTCGAGAACGGAGCGGACATGTGTATCCCGTCAAGACTTATCCCCGGCGGAAGCGACGGCGGACTTAACTGGTACAGAAAGCTGATATCGGGTACCGCGAGGAATATTGGAAAGATAATGTTGCCCTGTCTTCGAAAGGTATCGGATCCTACCAGCGGACTTTTTATGTTCAGGCGCGAGATCATCGAGAATGCGGATATGAGACCTATCGGCTGGAAGATAATGATCGAGGTCTTGGCGACGGCGAGATTAAGCAAGATCACTGAGATCCCGTATACATTTGCCGAGAGGCATAGCGGAGAGTCCAAGATCGACAGTCAGGTCACGTTTCAGTATCTTAAGCAATGTGTAGATCTTCGAAAGAGATACGTTAAGGATAACAAGATCGAAGTAACAAAGTGGACTTCGCAGGAGACGGAAGATAAGGTAAGGATCTTCCTTGACAGTATAGGTAAATGA
- a CDS encoding fatty-acyl-CoA synthase: protein MKTSFSTLACPDFSWQDIYSMAKDFGFDGIEIRGLGEDIFSVKAPPFRDENIDATVAKLKKLGLEISCLSSGEPVYDPATTDKAIEEITAYAKLANKVGASYIRVLGDRDPAPSREIDDNVVIETMKKLVPVAEEYNVTLLLETNGVYCDTARLKKVIDAIGSRKVAALWDMHHPYRFMNEAPEVTVKNLGELIKYTHVKDSVMEGDKVAYKLMGTGDLPIKEMFAALDSINYQGYITLEWVYRWSKDLFDAGIVVPHFAGFMEQYKPHKKNELQVDKRGTGYYPWPKETLVDYTFPDVLDKICELFPNQYAFRYTELDYTRTYPEFRDDVDNLARAFLAMGCKKGDHIAIWATNVPQWYLTFWAATKIGCVLVTVNTAYKIHEIEYLLRQSDTSTLVMIDKFKDSDYIQIMNEICPELKDSKPGELKAARLPYLKNIITCESRVDGCFHWDDLPALAETVPYSEVEKIRRTVDKHDVCNMQYTSGTTGFPKGVMLTHYNVVNNGKAIGDCMDLSTNDKMMIQVPMFHCFGMVLAMTASVTHGVTMSPITAFSPRKGLHCINQEKITCFHGVPTMFIAMLGHENFPKTDFSHMRTGIMAGSPCPIKTMEEVIEKMHMPEIVITYGQTEASPATTMSKTTDTIEQRVNTVGPSIFGVETKIVDPETGEECPDGVPGEFCARGYNIMKGYYKMPEATAAAIDEDGWLHSGDLALRRPEDGYYKITGRIKDMIIRGGENIYPKEIEDFLYTHPKIQDVQVIGVPDADYGEEILAAVVLKPGEESSEEEIKDYVRTHMAKHKIPRYVDFVDGFPMNAAGKILKYKMRQEATDRHNLGDASKIVTA, encoded by the coding sequence ATGAAGACCAGTTTTTCTACATTGGCATGCCCCGACTTCTCGTGGCAGGACATCTATTCGATGGCTAAGGATTTCGGCTTTGACGGAATCGAGATCAGAGGCCTTGGTGAGGATATCTTCTCGGTCAAGGCGCCACCTTTCAGAGATGAGAATATCGATGCTACAGTCGCTAAGCTAAAGAAACTGGGACTTGAGATCTCATGTCTTTCTTCGGGTGAACCCGTATATGATCCTGCGACGACCGATAAGGCGATCGAGGAAATCACTGCTTACGCCAAGCTCGCAAACAAGGTGGGAGCAAGCTACATCCGCGTGCTCGGAGATCGTGATCCCGCTCCTTCTCGTGAGATCGATGATAATGTCGTTATCGAGACGATGAAGAAGCTCGTTCCCGTAGCCGAGGAATATAATGTTACGCTCCTTCTCGAGACAAACGGCGTATATTGCGATACTGCAAGACTCAAGAAGGTAATAGATGCCATCGGAAGCCGTAAGGTCGCTGCCCTCTGGGATATGCACCATCCTTACCGCTTCATGAACGAGGCTCCCGAGGTTACCGTCAAGAACCTTGGTGAACTCATCAAGTATACACACGTCAAGGATTCCGTTATGGAAGGCGACAAGGTTGCCTATAAGCTCATGGGCACCGGTGATCTTCCTATCAAGGAGATGTTCGCAGCTCTTGATTCTATCAATTATCAGGGCTATATCACATTGGAGTGGGTTTACAGATGGTCTAAGGATCTCTTTGATGCAGGTATCGTAGTACCTCATTTCGCAGGATTCATGGAGCAGTATAAGCCCCATAAGAAGAATGAGCTCCAGGTGGATAAGAGGGGCACGGGTTATTATCCCTGGCCCAAGGAGACACTCGTAGATTATACATTCCCTGATGTGCTCGATAAGATCTGCGAGCTCTTCCCCAATCAGTATGCTTTCCGTTACACGGAGCTCGACTATACGAGAACATATCCCGAGTTCAGGGATGATGTAGATAACCTTGCGAGAGCATTCCTTGCAATGGGCTGTAAGAAGGGTGATCACATCGCTATCTGGGCAACTAATGTTCCTCAGTGGTACCTTACATTCTGGGCTGCTACAAAGATCGGCTGCGTACTCGTTACGGTAAATACCGCTTATAAGATCCACGAGATCGAGTATCTCCTTCGTCAGTCTGACACGAGTACGCTCGTGATGATCGACAAGTTCAAGGATTCCGATTATATCCAGATCATGAACGAGATCTGTCCCGAGCTTAAGGACTCTAAGCCCGGTGAACTCAAGGCGGCAAGACTTCCTTACCTTAAGAACATCATCACATGTGAGTCCCGCGTAGACGGATGCTTCCACTGGGATGATCTACCTGCTCTTGCTGAGACGGTTCCTTACTCTGAAGTAGAGAAGATCCGCCGTACAGTAGATAAGCACGATGTCTGCAACATGCAGTACACATCAGGTACAACGGGATTCCCTAAGGGCGTTATGCTCACACACTACAACGTAGTAAACAACGGTAAGGCTATCGGTGACTGCATGGATCTTTCCACTAACGACAAGATGATGATCCAGGTTCCGATGTTCCACTGCTTCGGTATGGTACTTGCAATGACAGCATCCGTAACACACGGCGTTACGATGTCTCCCATCACTGCATTCTCGCCCCGTAAGGGACTTCACTGCATCAATCAGGAGAAGATCACATGCTTCCACGGCGTTCCTACGATGTTCATCGCTATGCTCGGACATGAGAACTTCCCGAAGACTGACTTCTCTCACATGAGAACAGGTATCATGGCAGGTTCACCTTGTCCCATCAAGACGATGGAAGAGGTTATCGAGAAGATGCATATGCCCGAGATCGTTATCACATACGGTCAGACAGAGGCTTCTCCTGCAACTACCATGAGTAAGACAACAGATACCATCGAGCAGAGAGTAAATACTGTCGGTCCTTCCATATTCGGCGTTGAGACCAAGATCGTCGATCCCGAGACAGGTGAGGAATGCCCTGACGGAGTTCCCGGTGAGTTCTGTGCACGCGGCTACAACATCATGAAGGGTTATTACAAGATGCCCGAGGCTACGGCCGCTGCTATCGATGAAGACGGCTGGCTCCACTCGGGTGACCTCGCACTTCGTCGTCCCGAGGACGGCTACTACAAGATCACGGGTCGTATCAAGGATATGATCATCAGAGGCGGTGAGAATATCTACCCCAAGGAGATTGAAGACTTCCTTTATACACATCCCAAGATCCAGGACGTACAGGTCATCGGTGTTCCTGATGCCGACTACGGTGAGGAGATACTTGCGGCAGTTGTCTTAAAGCCCGGTGAGGAGTCTTCCGAGGAGGAGATCAAGGATTACGTAAGGACTCATATGGCTAAGCATAAGATCCCCAGATACGTAGACTTCGTTGACGGCTTCCCGATGAATGCGGCAGGAAAGATTTTAAAGTACAAGATGCGCCAGGAAGCCACAGATCGTCATAATCTGGGCGATGCAAGCAAGATCGTTACAGCTTGA
- a CDS encoding ABC-type multidrug transport system, permease component, translating into MHLYKNFFRLLKSNCIGVAIYVVIFLAMIFGLVGSASSMGSSDYEFKRSYKISYTDNDGSELSRGLIDYLSQENEVEDYAGKEESRVLDLVFFQVTEYYMDIEEGFEESVENGGEVKLTYTTSSESGGITYSVNKTVNDYIDAYRDYREMGYSESEACDKAKELLSEQTHAYVLTSEDENIVGGMDNVVYYLHQFFGYLIIGCLSLGIGHVIIVSDTKVIRDRVSTSPVKKKNISLTNTMGLMTSGVVIWVIFSVIVWLIGHDTSVYKDFWWLYLANSFIAMLVGCSITSLITSFNIQQNTLTMVTNILSLAMSFICGVFVPMSVLSPSLLNVAKFLPLYWMSYADNMTISGTGISYDADKLILCLGIELLFAVAMSVLAMMIKSSRLSRVGS; encoded by the coding sequence ATGCATCTTTATAAGAATTTCTTTCGCCTTTTGAAGAGTAACTGCATAGGCGTCGCCATATATGTAGTGATATTCCTTGCCATGATATTCGGACTTGTCGGTTCCGCATCCTCCATGGGTTCTTCCGACTACGAGTTCAAGAGAAGCTACAAGATCAGCTATACGGATAACGACGGTTCAGAGCTGAGCCGCGGTCTCATCGATTACCTCTCACAGGAGAATGAGGTCGAGGATTATGCCGGCAAGGAAGAGAGCAGGGTACTGGATCTGGTCTTCTTCCAGGTGACTGAATATTACATGGATATAGAGGAAGGATTCGAGGAGTCCGTGGAGAACGGCGGCGAGGTGAAGCTCACCTATACGACGAGCTCGGAGTCGGGCGGGATAACATATTCGGTCAATAAGACGGTAAATGACTATATCGATGCTTATCGTGATTACCGCGAGATGGGATATTCGGAATCTGAAGCCTGTGACAAGGCTAAGGAACTTCTCTCGGAGCAGACACATGCATATGTCCTGACTTCGGAGGATGAGAACATAGTCGGAGGAATGGATAACGTAGTTTACTACCTTCACCAGTTCTTCGGATACCTGATCATCGGATGTCTGTCTTTGGGTATCGGTCACGTCATCATCGTAAGTGACACCAAGGTCATCAGGGACCGCGTATCGACATCTCCCGTTAAAAAGAAGAACATAAGCCTTACGAATACGATGGGCCTTATGACCTCCGGTGTAGTCATCTGGGTGATCTTCTCCGTGATAGTTTGGTTGATAGGTCACGATACCTCCGTATATAAGGACTTCTGGTGGCTCTATCTCGCAAACAGCTTTATCGCAATGCTGGTAGGATGTTCCATTACATCTCTTATTACATCCTTCAATATCCAGCAGAATACGCTTACCATGGTCACGAATATCCTTTCTCTTGCAATGAGCTTCATATGCGGAGTGTTCGTTCCCATGAGCGTATTAAGCCCGAGCCTTCTCAACGTCGCGAAGTTCCTTCCCCTGTACTGGATGTCTTATGCCGACAATATGACGATCTCGGGAACAGGTATCTCCTATGATGCGGATAAGCTCATCCTGTGCCTCGGAATAGAACTCCTCTTCGCTGTAGCGATGTCCGTTCTTGCCATGATGATCAAGTCCTCGAGGCTCAGCAGAGTCGGTTCTTAA
- a CDS encoding Signal transduction histidine kinase → MNWRLADKTILLISTVLITVLSLNGAVVGADVASILVALIIFAMTEIKTESAWAYAMSAALVISAFFYPRLIIAVPLMVYGVVSAASGNRYFKLAAAAVLTGSVFFFDKNILTAVAVTVLSAIGVYMAFKSVRFEVTEKRLTDKYDEARIASANARRLGEEIMKNADNEIYVARLKERNRIAREIHDNVGHMITRVIVQMQAIKIINKDENVGRQLESVSETLDLAMTGIRKSVHELHDDSIDLSIGINDITSAIGDKFEVTVKTSIDSPADNSIKNAVLGIIKEAVTNISKYSSGDKVLVEVTENNTFWRVKVFDNGSNPVREKDLTDDSLSDGCGIGLKNIGARATSLGGRASAISDENGFTILATLPKGKDSK, encoded by the coding sequence ATGAACTGGCGCCTTGCTGATAAAACCATATTACTGATATCAACAGTCCTGATAACGGTCCTGTCTTTGAACGGGGCCGTTGTCGGCGCTGATGTGGCAAGTATCCTCGTGGCGCTCATCATATTCGCAATGACCGAGATAAAGACGGAGAGCGCATGGGCATATGCTATGTCCGCGGCTCTTGTGATCTCGGCGTTTTTCTATCCGCGACTTATCATCGCCGTGCCTCTCATGGTATATGGTGTTGTCTCGGCCGCCTCCGGCAATCGCTATTTCAAGCTTGCCGCGGCAGCAGTTCTTACGGGATCGGTATTTTTCTTTGATAAGAATATCTTAACGGCCGTTGCAGTGACCGTCTTATCTGCTATAGGAGTATATATGGCGTTTAAGTCGGTAAGGTTTGAAGTTACGGAGAAGAGGTTGACCGATAAATACGATGAAGCCAGGATCGCCTCGGCTAATGCCAGAAGGCTCGGCGAGGAGATAATGAAGAATGCCGACAACGAGATCTATGTTGCACGACTTAAGGAGCGTAACAGGATCGCTCGTGAGATACATGATAATGTAGGTCACATGATCACGAGAGTCATCGTTCAGATGCAGGCCATAAAGATCATTAATAAGGACGAAAATGTGGGCAGGCAGCTCGAGTCTGTGAGCGAGACTCTCGATCTTGCCATGACGGGCATAAGAAAGAGCGTCCATGAACTGCACGACGATTCCATCGATCTGTCTATCGGTATCAATGACATTACTTCCGCTATCGGGGATAAGTTCGAAGTAACGGTGAAGACTTCCATAGATTCTCCCGCGGATAACAGCATAAAGAATGCAGTACTGGGTATAATCAAAGAAGCTGTAACCAATATCTCGAAGTATTCATCGGGTGATAAAGTGCTGGTGGAAGTTACGGAGAATAATACATTCTGGCGCGTGAAAGTATTCGACAACGGTTCCAATCCCGTAAGGGAGAAGGATCTGACCGACGACTCGCTGTCGGACGGATGCGGCATCGGCCTTAAGAATATCGGAGCAAGAGCGACGAGCCTCGGAGGACGCGCTTCCGCAATAAGTGATGAAAACGGTTTTACCATACTGGCGACACTGCCGAAAGGAAAGGACAGTAAATGA
- a CDS encoding two component transcriptional regulator, LuxR family, whose translation MKVLIVDDDPLVSGALKVILESESDIEVCGVASGGAEAISRAESDSPDVIVMDIRMDGINGIEAAKKILADHKDIKILFLTTFLDDEYINQALGLGASGYILKQDCATLASSVRAVFGGQIVFGGKIVEKLPDLMNRKEQFDYEQFGITDKEREMIEMVAEGLSNKEISEKMFLGEGTVRNMMSSVLSKLDLRDRTQLACYYYQKIKP comes from the coding sequence ATGAAAGTATTGATTGTTGATGATGATCCGTTAGTATCGGGAGCTTTGAAGGTCATACTCGAATCCGAGAGTGATATCGAGGTCTGCGGAGTCGCATCAGGCGGTGCCGAGGCGATCTCAAGAGCCGAGAGCGACAGCCCTGATGTTATCGTAATGGATATCCGTATGGACGGGATAAACGGTATCGAAGCTGCTAAGAAGATCCTCGCCGACCATAAGGATATAAAGATACTTTTTCTTACGACATTCCTTGATGACGAATATATCAATCAGGCATTGGGCCTCGGAGCTTCAGGTTATATCCTGAAGCAGGACTGCGCGACGCTGGCATCGTCCGTAAGAGCCGTATTCGGAGGACAGATAGTCTTCGGCGGAAAGATCGTCGAGAAGCTCCCCGACCTTATGAACAGGAAAGAGCAGTTTGACTATGAGCAGTTCGGCATAACCGATAAGGAAAGAGAAATGATCGAGATGGTCGCGGAAGGGCTTTCGAACAAGGAGATATCCGAGAAGATGTTCCTCGGAGAAGGTACCGTCAGAAATATGATGAGCTCGGTCCTTTCAAAGCTCGACCTTCGCGACAGGACGCAGCTGGCGTGTTACTATTATCAGAAGATAAAGCCTTAA
- a CDS encoding ABC-2 family transporter protein (manually curated) has product MFKYYLIKNLRNVMFLFWSLVFPLALMTAMYVTFGDVYDMINSIDPHKTVIVAEDDSEFTLGFEEIIRSMADESSDEHYFDLQEGLTREEAEEKIKANEIETMFVVSDGSIEVFLSNDHSATAAVVSQSVANTYRNKYEVIMDALETDPQAAMRIMADSGEMKEYTKSREDAFAGDPNVYSWYFYSSFVMGIFFNATGGAAIVSDLKADVSCEAMRFSASPEKKSKMLVCSFLARLIPALAICGIHLIVMRMIFNVDMGSDPLNLILFTIAANIFSISFGIVCGLIFKGTLENRANKTTAVLMLSVFLSGEMINTLPGTIEKVCPIINDINPATVMNLAFYRMALFDQPLDFYTNMAKIVGASIVFIIIGTIILRREKYASL; this is encoded by the coding sequence ATGTTTAAGTATTATCTGATAAAAAATCTGAGGAACGTGATGTTCCTGTTTTGGAGCCTTGTGTTCCCGTTGGCTCTTATGACGGCGATGTATGTCACGTTCGGAGATGTATACGACATGATCAACAGCATCGATCCCCATAAGACAGTGATCGTAGCCGAAGACGACAGCGAGTTCACTTTGGGATTCGAAGAGATCATCAGGAGCATGGCCGACGAGTCGAGTGATGAGCACTACTTTGATCTTCAGGAAGGTCTTACACGAGAAGAAGCCGAAGAGAAGATCAAGGCAAATGAGATCGAGACTATGTTCGTCGTAAGCGACGGCAGTATCGAAGTATTCCTGAGCAACGACCATTCTGCTACGGCAGCTGTTGTCTCACAGTCGGTAGCCAATACATACAGGAATAAGTATGAAGTCATCATGGATGCTTTGGAGACGGATCCTCAGGCAGCAATGAGGATCATGGCAGATTCGGGCGAGATGAAAGAGTATACGAAGTCCAGGGAAGATGCTTTCGCAGGAGATCCTAATGTATACAGCTGGTATTTTTACAGTTCATTCGTAATGGGTATCTTTTTTAATGCGACGGGCGGAGCAGCCATCGTCAGCGACCTTAAGGCTGATGTATCCTGCGAGGCTATGAGGTTCTCGGCTTCTCCCGAGAAGAAGAGCAAGATGCTGGTATGCTCATTCCTCGCAAGGCTCATCCCGGCACTTGCCATCTGCGGCATACATCTTATCGTCATGCGTATGATCTTTAACGTAGACATGGGATCAGATCCGCTTAATCTCATCCTGTTCACAATAGCTGCCAATATCTTCTCGATCAGTTTCGGTATCGTCTGCGGACTTATCTTCAAGGGTACTCTCGAGAACAGGGCAAATAAGACTACGGCTGTATTGATGCTCTCGGTATTTTTGAGCGGTGAGATGATCAATACTCTTCCCGGCACTATCGAGAAGGTATGCCCGATCATCAACGACATCAATCCGGCGACGGTCATGAACCTGGCGTTCTACAGGATGGCACTCTTTGATCAGCCGCTTGATTTTTATACCAACATGGCCAAGATCGTTGGCGCTTCGATCGTATTCATCATCATCGGCACCATCATCTTAAGGAGGGAAAAGTATGCATCTTTATAA
- a CDS encoding Dolichyl-phosphate-mannose-protein mannosyltransferase, translating to MYNENMQKKKTSKREIISFIVLIAVLVFLKEHLCMVSSMDEIRNYNLSRAIVMGLIPYKDFNMVMTPFFVQLFAIPLVFSKTLFMCRLAHSLYLVFTEWVFYRIVKEKCGHKVALFLCLCSIPFLDIATYNTMFFVFAMHSYDLLRKKASIRNDILLGVVTTLAALSRQTSGSLLLILCFVLVLKGSAKSERIKNAFWFLVGMGGICVAFLIYLLATGSFGAFWEYCFFAVFKTEGNSAINTSGIMGLVFVIAGSAIDILNYRKTKDKDQILHLLIGLTIFTIGVPIVDQMHMVYAGMWFAFPVTNFIVDRISAKLTSNIWLILDIGAIALCLVFTLLSFRGSVFVNDIEELRYIPLPPDIKAYQDISEINKLYEEQGYEVTVFAKDSALISIVGGEFNAPYDLFLKGNLGLTDPLSYAEEACNKENSIILVTEDYNERDWEAPEGIEEYITSHCHPIYSYSQYVWYMPDQ from the coding sequence GTGTATAATGAGAATATGCAGAAAAAAAAGACATCTAAAAGAGAGATCATCTCATTTATAGTGCTCATAGCCGTGCTGGTATTCCTTAAAGAACACCTGTGCATGGTCAGCAGTATGGATGAGATTAGAAACTATAACCTGAGCAGGGCGATCGTGATGGGACTTATCCCGTACAAGGATTTTAATATGGTCATGACACCGTTCTTCGTTCAGTTGTTTGCAATCCCTCTTGTGTTTTCTAAGACACTATTCATGTGCCGACTGGCTCATTCACTGTATCTGGTATTCACAGAATGGGTCTTCTATAGAATCGTGAAGGAGAAATGCGGGCATAAGGTTGCTCTTTTCCTTTGCCTGTGTTCTATTCCTTTCCTGGACATCGCAACATATAACACTATGTTCTTTGTCTTCGCAATGCACTCTTATGATCTGCTGAGGAAAAAGGCGAGTATCAGGAACGATATCCTCCTTGGAGTAGTGACTACGCTGGCAGCATTGTCGCGCCAGACATCCGGATCGCTTTTGCTGATCTTATGTTTTGTACTTGTCTTGAAAGGTTCCGCTAAGTCAGAACGGATCAAGAATGCATTTTGGTTCCTTGTCGGAATGGGCGGTATCTGTGTCGCTTTCCTGATCTATCTTCTGGCGACAGGATCTTTCGGTGCATTCTGGGAATATTGTTTCTTTGCGGTCTTTAAGACTGAAGGTAATTCTGCGATCAATACGAGCGGTATTATGGGACTCGTATTTGTTATCGCCGGTTCGGCGATCGATATCCTGAATTATAGAAAGACGAAAGACAAGGATCAGATCCTCCATCTGCTCATCGGTCTTACGATCTTTACGATTGGAGTACCTATAGTAGATCAGATGCATATGGTCTATGCGGGAATGTGGTTCGCGTTCCCCGTGACAAATTTCATCGTAGATCGTATATCGGCTAAGCTTACATCAAATATCTGGCTGATACTCGATATCGGTGCGATTGCTCTGTGTCTTGTATTTACGCTCCTCTCTTTCAGAGGTTCAGTATTCGTTAACGATATAGAGGAATTAAGGTATATCCCGCTGCCGCCAGATATTAAGGCTTATCAGGACATCTCCGAGATCAATAAGCTCTACGAAGAACAGGGCTATGAAGTGACCGTTTTTGCAAAGGATTCGGCGCTTATAAGTATCGTAGGCGGCGAATTCAATGCGCCGTATGACCTGTTCCTTAAGGGTAATCTCGGACTTACGGATCCTTTGTCCTATGCCGAGGAAGCCTGCAATAAGGAAAACAGCATAATCCTGGTTACCGAAGACTATAACGAAAGAGACTGGGAGGCTCCCGAGGGGATCGAAGAGTATATAACATCTCATTGTCATCCCATATATTCCTATTCTCAATATGTCTGGTATATGCCTGATCAATAA